The nucleotide window CAAGAACACTAGGGAGAGCGCTGGAATCCCTACGAGGATCAGGAAGAACATAAATACGTTCGGGTCCAGCGCTAAGATAGTGCCTCCGAGCATTGAGATGATGACCCCCATTATCACTAGCGCGATAGGCATCACTATTACGAAGGCCACGTAGACCTCGCCTAAGAGCGCTAAGCTATGAATAAGCCTCCTCAGCCTATCTCTCTGAGCCCTAAGTAGCCCTTCTGCCTCGAGGGATAGGAAGCTCCTCACATCCCCGCTGGTTAGAATTACTCCTAGTAGCCCCCTAACTAGCTTATTGAGCGATGCACTAGGCGAAATCCTCAACGCGTCCTCTAGAGCGGCAGTTGAATCCATCCCCAGTAGTTTAACGTTTCTCACAACCCGCCTAGCGAACCTCGTCAAGAGCGGGTTTATGTTAACATCAGCCACCCTCTCAAATATAGCCTCGACTGGGAGGCCTGCTGAAGCCATGGCCAGCATGAAGTTCGCTGCGTGGGGGAGGGCGGGCTCCACGATGCTCCTCCACATAAACGACTTATAGAAGGGGGTGGCTATGTAGGCTGCTATTGTTAGCATCGAGGCTATGAACGAAGGAATTAGGCTCAGCAGCAAGCTAGTTGTTAGTGTGAAGTTCAGGACTAGGTAGTGGATTAAAAAGGAGGCGGCGAAGGTAACTATCGCAGCTAACAGAGCGGTGAAAATAGATAGTGATAAATAGGCCCTGAGAGGAATGGTGAAGCCGGCCCTCTCGTAGGTAGTTCTCAAGTCCTTTAAGTAGCTCTCGAGGCTCTTAGCTAAGCTCTTAAAGAGGAAGTAGCTAGCCTTCACCCAAAAGTCGCTGCCGCCCTTAGGCTTATTTCGCTTTACCAAGGCGCATTCACTTCTGCCATCCTATATACGCTCGAGGGAGACTTGTGGTACGCTCTCACAACTTCAGAGACCTTCTGGAAGTCTCTATACTTACGCCTATACATCCACCTTAATACTACCTCCCTCCTCTTAAGCTCCTCTTGGACTTCTTCAACACTGACCTGGAGGCTCTTAGCTATCTTCTCCAAGACGTAGCTCCTTCCTGTAAACGTAAAGGAGTCCTTGGCGGGATACCACCTATACGCTGGGCTTATCATCACTTCGTTCGTAGTAGGGTCTAGGCCTACGACCTCTACGACCTCCACTACCCTCCTAACCACTTTATCTCCAACCCTGACCCTCCTCAGGAAGCTTATGGAGTTTATGAGCGGTATTAGGGCCCTCGGCACGTCCATAGGCTTGGTCTCAAGCCTCTTCACCGCGGCGTCTATGTTCTCGGCGTGTATCGTGCACAGCCCTCCGTGGCCCACCGCTAAGGCCTGGAAGAACGTGTAGGCCTCCTCTCCGCGTATCTCGCCCACGATTATGTAGTCTGGCCTCTGTCTAAGAGCAGACTTCAGTAGGTCGAAGAGAGAGACCTCCTGTACTCCAGGCTGGAGGGAGGGCCTAGTTATCATCGGTATCCAGTTCTCGTGGAGCAGCCTAAGCTCCGGCGTCTCCTCGATAGTCACTACCTTCGCCTCGGGCCTAATGAAGGTGGTCACGGCATTGAGCATAGTGGTCTTGCCGCTGGCGGTAGGCCCAGCCATCATCGCCGACCGAGCGTTCTCGACGATTAGCCATAGGTAGGCGGCGACCTCAGGCGAGAGGGTGCCGTAGTCTATGAGGTCTATGATGGTGAAGGGCTCCGCCCTGTACTTCCTTATCGTAAACGTCGAGCCCCTCCTAGAGACCTCGCCTAGGGTCAGGTGCACCCTGAAGCCCTCAGGAAGAGACCCCTCAACTATCGGCCTAGCCACGGTTATCTGCTGAGAGGCCTTGTAGGCCA belongs to Candidatus Nezhaarchaeota archaeon and includes:
- a CDS encoding type II secretion system F family protein codes for the protein MKASYFLFKSLAKSLESYLKDLRTTYERAGFTIPLRAYLSLSIFTALLAAIVTFAASFLIHYLVLNFTLTTSLLLSLIPSFIASMLTIAAYIATPFYKSFMWRSIVEPALPHAANFMLAMASAGLPVEAIFERVADVNINPLLTRFARRVVRNVKLLGMDSTAALEDALRISPSASLNKLVRGLLGVILTSGDVRSFLSLEAEGLLRAQRDRLRRLIHSLALLGEVYVAFVIVMPIALVIMGVIISMLGGTILALDPNVFMFFLILVGIPALSLVFLIILDSMLARV
- a CDS encoding type II/IV secretion system ATPase subunit; this encodes MSKAELPGKRYRQLYLVNPPYAYVGVVADPLTGELRYEVIEPVLSEEEVRVMEEVKEVLRYEADSEADRLSGKIDADYLRRRVEKIVKRYKLPVRDESFGKIMYYLVRDLLGYGKLDPIMRDPNVEDVSCDGVKVPVYVFHTRFESMRTNVVFESPEELDSFIRRLAYKASQQITVARPIVEGSLPEGFRVHLTLGEVSRRGSTFTIRKYRAEPFTIIDLIDYGTLSPEVAAYLWLIVENARSAMMAGPTASGKTTMLNAVTTFIRPEAKVVTIEETPELRLLHENWIPMITRPSLQPGVQEVSLFDLLKSALRQRPDYIIVGEIRGEEAYTFFQALAVGHGGLCTIHAENIDAAVKRLETKPMDVPRALIPLINSISFLRRVRVGDKVVRRVVEVVEVVGLDPTTNEVMISPAYRWYPAKDSFTFTGRSYVLEKIAKSLQVSVEEVQEELKRREVVLRWMYRRKYRDFQKVSEVVRAYHKSPSSVYRMAEVNAPW